A region of Vigna radiata var. radiata cultivar VC1973A chromosome 10, Vradiata_ver6, whole genome shotgun sequence DNA encodes the following proteins:
- the LOC106775460 gene encoding fatty acid desaturase 4, chloroplastic, with translation MYSLPQHKHTPNLYHTVCKNSSPFHPFQVCCSTTSTPKSNVKPLVIEPRLVPVVPRVITTDEHRPINKDTDLQSTWSHRAWVTIGCSTLLISLGESIKGAMDSNMWVEPIIASWVGYILADLGSGVYHWAIDNYGDGSTPVVGAQIEAFQGHHKWPWTITRREFANNLHALARAVTFTVLPIAIFCHDPIVQGFVGVCSGCIMFSQQFHAWAHGTKSRLPPLVVALQETGVLVSRSQHAAHHRPPYNNNYCIVSGVWNEFLDKHKVFEAMEMVLYFKTGVRPRSWTEPAPEWIEEIETSSQIQTQ, from the coding sequence ATGTATTCCTTACCTCAGCACAAGCATACACCAAACTTGTACCATACAGTTTGCAAGAATAGCTCACCCTTTCACCCATTTCAGGTGTGTTGTTCTACCACTTCTACACCAAAATCCAATGTTAAGCCATTGGTCATTGAGCCTAGACTCGTGCCTGTGGTACCAAGGGTCATTACCACCGATGAACATCGTCCAATTAACAAAGACACTGATTTGCAATCAACATGGTCTCATAGAGCATGGGTGACAATTGGGTGCTCAACTTTGCTCATTTCCTTGGGAGAGTCTATAAAGGGTGCGATGGATTCAAACATGTGGGTTGAACCGATTATAGCAAGTTGGGTTGGTTATATTTTAGCTGATCTTGGATCTGGGGTTTACCATTGGGCTATTGACAATTATGGCGATGGCTCAACCCCAGTTGTTGGAGCTCAGATTGAAGCCTTCCAAGGTCATCACAAATGGCCTTGGACTATTACCAGACGTGAATTTGCTAACAATCTGCATGCATTGGCACGTGCAGTGACCTTCACTGTGCTTCCTATAGCTATATTTTGTCATGACCCCATTGTTCAAGGATTTGTTGGAGTGTGTTCAGGCTGCATCATGTTTAGCCAACAGTTTCATGCTTGGGCACATGGCACGAAGAGCCGGCTTCCACCGCTCGTGGTGGCGTTGCAAGAGACCGGCGTGCTCGTGTCACGGTCACAGCATGCTGCACACCACCGGCCACCGTATAACAACAATTACTGTATAGTGAGTGGAGTGTGGAATGAATTTTTGGACAAGCATAAGGTCTTTGAAGCCATGGAAATggtattgtattttaaaactgGGGTTAGGCCTAGGTCATGGACTGAACCTGCCCCTGAGTGGATTGAGGAGATTGAGACCTCTTCTCAAATCCAAACCCAATGA
- the LOC106775267 gene encoding vacuolar protein sorting-associated protein 22 homolog 1, with protein MRRRPGIGGLQTHAAARDQFRLLGENVAKIRTDLMKEQLATFRSQLEDFARKHKNDIRKNPAFRSQFHEMCAKVGVDPLASNKGFWAELLGIGDFYYELGVQIVDICLATRAHNGGLINLQELCHLLRQRRKSDRGVVSEDDCLRAISKLKVLGSGFEVISVGKRKLVRSVPTELNKDHNEILELAQAQGFVTVDEVERRLSWSSGRAIDALDTLLDEGLAMIDDGHRDGRRRYWFPCVSPISSSTAVDS; from the exons ATGAGAAGAAGGCCAGGAATTGGAGGTTTGCAGACGCACGCTGCTGCGAGGGATCAATTCCGTTTGCTTGGTGAAAATGTCGCAAAGATCAGAACGGATTTGATGAAGGAGCAGCTTGCCACCTTTCGCTCTCAGCTCGAAGATTTCGCTCGCAAACACAAG aATGACATACGCAAGAACCCTGCATTCAGATCACAGTTTCATGAGATGTGCGCCAAAGTTGGAGTGGATCCCTTGGCCTCAAACAAGGGTTTCTGGGCAGAGCTGTTAGGAATTGGTGACTTCTATTATGAACTGG GAGTTCAAATAGTGGATATTTGCTTGGCTACTAGAGCACACAATGGAGGACTGATCAACCTGCAGGAACTCTGCCATCTCCTTCGCCAGAGACGAAAAAGTGATCGAGGAGTTGTTTCAGAGGATGATTGCCTGCGAGCTATTAGTAAGCTGAAG GTGTTGGGTAGTGGTTTTGAAGTAATTTCTGTTGGAAAGAGAAAACTTGTTCGTTCAGTTCCAACTGAGTTGAACAAAGACCACAACGAAATTCTAGAACTTGCCCAG GCTCAAGGATTTGTGACAGTCGATGAAGTAGAGAGACGATTATCTTGGAGTTCTGGCCGAGCCATTGATGCCCTCGATACATTACTTGAT GAAGGACTTGCCATGATTGATGACGGCCATAGAGATGGTAGACGGAGGTACTGGTTTCCTTGTGTGTCTCCTATCTCATCATCAACAGCAGTTGATTCCTAA